Proteins encoded together in one Chitinophaga lutea window:
- a CDS encoding glucose-1-phosphate adenylyltransferase codes for MSNAVISIILGGGAGTRLYPLTRSRSKPAVPVAGKYRLVDIPISNCLNADLHRIFVLTQFNSASLNKHIKNTYHFSHFSKAFVDILAAEQTPDNPTWFQGTADAVRQIMRHLENFEFEYALILSGDQLYQMDFREMIQNHIDKGADISIATIPVHGREATEFGILKTDENSFISAFIEKPKKELLPDWSSEVSPEMQREGRIYLASMGIYIFNRQLLFDLLTGQPESTDFGKEIIPNSISERKVLSFQYEGYWTDIGNISSFFEANLGLTDDIPQFNLFDDHKTIFSRARMLPPAKISGTTLEKTVIADGCIINASRLERCVVGIRTRIGKGTTISNSYLMGNDIYQTLDEINNARSKGRPPIGIGDRCYINNAIIDKNACIGNDVRINGGKHLEDGDFEKYTVKDGIVVVKKGAILPDGFQCLG; via the coding sequence ATGTCTAATGCAGTGATCTCAATCATTCTCGGAGGAGGTGCCGGAACGCGGCTGTATCCCTTAACCCGCAGCCGTTCCAAGCCTGCAGTGCCCGTTGCCGGTAAGTACCGGCTGGTGGATATTCCTATATCCAATTGTCTTAATGCCGACCTGCACCGGATTTTTGTACTGACGCAGTTCAATTCCGCGTCGCTCAACAAACACATCAAAAACACCTATCACTTCAGTCATTTCAGCAAGGCTTTCGTAGACATACTGGCGGCGGAACAGACGCCGGACAACCCCACCTGGTTCCAGGGCACGGCCGATGCCGTGCGGCAGATCATGCGGCACCTTGAAAACTTCGAGTTCGAGTACGCCCTCATTTTGTCCGGCGACCAGCTCTACCAGATGGATTTCCGGGAAATGATCCAGAACCACATCGACAAAGGGGCCGATATCTCGATCGCCACCATTCCCGTGCACGGCCGGGAGGCGACGGAGTTCGGCATCCTGAAAACGGACGAGAACAGTTTCATCTCCGCTTTCATCGAAAAGCCGAAAAAGGAACTGCTGCCCGACTGGTCGAGCGAAGTGAGCCCTGAAATGCAGCGCGAAGGCCGTATTTACCTGGCTTCCATGGGGATTTACATCTTCAACCGCCAGCTGTTGTTCGACCTGCTCACCGGCCAGCCGGAATCGACGGACTTCGGGAAGGAAATCATCCCCAACTCCATCTCCGAGCGGAAAGTATTGAGTTTCCAGTACGAAGGGTACTGGACGGACATCGGGAACATTTCTTCGTTCTTCGAAGCCAACCTCGGCCTCACGGACGACATCCCGCAGTTCAACCTCTTCGACGACCACAAAACGATCTTCTCCCGTGCGCGCATGCTGCCGCCGGCCAAGATATCGGGCACCACGCTGGAAAAAACGGTGATCGCAGACGGCTGCATCATCAACGCCAGCCGCCTCGAGCGCTGCGTGGTGGGCATCCGCACCCGGATAGGGAAGGGCACCACCATCAGCAACAGCTACCTGATGGGCAACGACATTTACCAGACGCTCGACGAGATCAACAATGCCCGCAGCAAGGGCCGCCCGCCCATCGGCATCGGTGATCGCTGTTACATCAACAATGCGATCATCGACAAAAACGCCTGTATCGGCAATGATGTGCGCATCAACGGCGGCAAGCACCTGGAAGACGGCGACTTTGAAAAATACACCGTCAAGGATGGCATTGTTGTTGTGAAGAAAGGAGCTATACTCCCTGATGGCTTCCAGTGCCTCGGGTAA
- a CDS encoding glycogen synthase, with translation MEILHVSAECYPAAKVGGLGDVAGALPKYQREAGAIAKVVMPAYSTPFREKHTFDLVHQGGLWVGHEWYHFNIWKESTNALGFDLYQVDIPGLLDTKGVYGYPNDTERFLGFQIAVLDWLNEWQHQPDVIHCHDHHTGMIPFLVKYGYKYARLQHIATVLTIHNAQYQGQFGWDKLYLIPSFDLWKSGILDWNGAINPLAAAIKSAWRVNTVSPSYMEELFGNANGLEALLNMERHKATGILNGIDDEVWNPAADEMIEARFAVKDVTKGKKANKLRLCETFSLNPDLPLFVFIGRLVGDKGADLLPEVIGRSLAEHPGGLNFLVLGSGDAHTEWMLQQAKQYAGANFNVFIGYNETLSHQLYAGADFLLMPSRVEPCGLNQMYAMRYGTIPVVRTTGGLIDTVRDFGDEGGFGIRFFHATAGDIVHAIGRGLELYGNKTKFSKIRKTVMQLDHSWNKAAREYLNMYTSLK, from the coding sequence ATGGAGATTTTACACGTAAGCGCGGAATGCTACCCCGCGGCAAAGGTCGGAGGCTTGGGAGATGTGGCGGGCGCGTTGCCCAAATACCAGCGCGAGGCAGGCGCCATCGCCAAAGTAGTGATGCCGGCATATAGTACCCCATTCCGGGAAAAACACACTTTCGACCTGGTGCATCAGGGCGGCCTGTGGGTGGGGCACGAATGGTATCATTTCAATATCTGGAAAGAAAGCACCAATGCGCTGGGGTTTGACCTCTACCAGGTGGATATTCCCGGCCTGCTCGACACCAAAGGCGTATACGGTTACCCCAACGATACGGAACGTTTCCTGGGGTTCCAGATCGCGGTGCTCGACTGGCTCAACGAATGGCAGCACCAGCCCGACGTGATCCATTGCCACGATCATCACACCGGGATGATACCCTTCCTGGTCAAATACGGTTACAAATACGCACGGCTGCAGCACATCGCCACCGTGCTCACCATTCATAACGCCCAATACCAGGGGCAGTTCGGCTGGGACAAGTTATACCTCATCCCGTCGTTCGACCTCTGGAAAAGCGGCATACTCGACTGGAACGGCGCCATTAACCCGCTGGCCGCGGCCATCAAAAGCGCCTGGCGTGTCAATACCGTGTCGCCGAGTTATATGGAAGAGCTGTTCGGCAACGCCAACGGCCTCGAAGCCCTCCTGAACATGGAGCGGCACAAAGCCACCGGCATCCTCAACGGCATCGACGACGAAGTGTGGAACCCTGCGGCCGACGAAATGATCGAAGCGCGCTTCGCCGTCAAGGACGTCACGAAAGGGAAAAAAGCGAACAAACTTCGTTTATGCGAAACATTTAGTCTCAACCCGGACCTGCCGCTGTTTGTTTTTATCGGCAGGCTGGTGGGCGACAAAGGGGCCGACCTGCTGCCCGAAGTGATCGGCCGTTCGCTGGCGGAACATCCCGGCGGCCTCAACTTCCTGGTGCTGGGCAGCGGCGACGCACATACGGAATGGATGCTGCAGCAGGCGAAACAGTATGCCGGCGCGAATTTCAATGTGTTCATCGGTTATAACGAAACTTTATCGCATCAGCTGTACGCCGGGGCAGACTTTTTGCTGATGCCTTCGCGGGTGGAGCCCTGCGGGCTGAACCAGATGTACGCCATGCGCTACGGCACCATTCCCGTGGTGCGCACCACCGGCGGACTGATCGATACGGTGCGCGACTTCGGTGACGAAGGGGGCTTCGGCATCCGCTTTTTCCATGCCACTGCGGGCGACATCGTGCATGCCATCGGCAGGGGCCTCGAACTGTACGGCAACAAAACCAAATTCTCGAAAATCAGGAAAACAGTGATGCAGCTTGACCACTCCTGGAATAAAGCGGCGCGTGAGTACCTGAATATGTATACCAGCCTAAAATAA
- a CDS encoding DUF72 domain-containing protein — protein sequence MHFGRIETAQLNDIDFKLPAEPLFNKEVLSGKRVPAPAVYMGCPKWGQKEWVGKIYPKGTKEKDFPKEYVKHFGTVELNATHYQIYGPETIRKWAAVAAGRNFRFCPKVPRQISHYSALGADAILPTAAFLEGVRALEGQLGPIFMQMSDKFAPGRKSSLFNYLATLPTDLAFFLEVRHPDWFSDPGHSHDLFHTLRNLGMGAVITDTAGRRDCAHMHLPAPRAFIRFVGNSLHPTDYTRIDDWVNRIAYWLEQGLEELYFFLHMPDEAHTPELGVYFADQLNARCGLQLGKPAFVNHNTLF from the coding sequence ATGCATTTCGGACGCATAGAAACAGCCCAGCTGAACGATATCGATTTCAAACTGCCTGCGGAACCGCTTTTTAACAAGGAGGTGCTCAGCGGGAAGCGTGTGCCGGCCCCGGCCGTGTACATGGGCTGCCCCAAATGGGGGCAAAAGGAATGGGTCGGCAAGATTTACCCGAAGGGCACCAAAGAGAAGGATTTCCCGAAAGAATACGTGAAACACTTCGGCACGGTGGAGCTGAACGCCACCCATTACCAGATCTATGGCCCCGAGACCATCCGGAAATGGGCCGCCGTAGCAGCCGGCCGGAATTTCAGGTTCTGCCCGAAGGTGCCCCGGCAGATCAGCCATTACAGCGCCCTCGGCGCCGATGCCATATTGCCCACCGCCGCCTTCCTGGAGGGCGTACGGGCACTGGAAGGGCAGCTCGGGCCCATTTTCATGCAGATGAGCGATAAATTCGCGCCCGGGCGCAAAAGCAGCCTGTTCAACTACCTGGCCACCCTTCCCACCGACCTTGCTTTTTTCCTGGAGGTGCGGCACCCCGACTGGTTCAGCGACCCCGGCCATAGCCACGACCTCTTTCATACCCTCCGCAACCTGGGCATGGGCGCCGTGATCACCGATACGGCCGGCCGGCGCGACTGCGCCCATATGCACCTCCCCGCTCCGCGCGCTTTTATCCGGTTCGTGGGCAACAGCCTCCATCCCACCGACTATACCCGCATCGACGACTGGGTGAACCGCATCGCCTACTGGCTGGAACAGGGGCTGGAAGAATTGTATTTTTTCCTTCATATGCCCGACGAGGCGCATACCCCCGAGCTGGGCGTATATTTTGCGGACCAGCTGAATGCCCGCTGCGGGCTGCAATTGGGGAAACCGGCGTTCGTAAATCACAATACCCTCTTTTAA
- a CDS encoding FAD-binding and (Fe-S)-binding domain-containing protein, protein MIKREMLMQLGRQLQGELYFDDTMRTLYATDASAYREMPLAVAIPENEEDIRTLIRFAREHKTSLIPRTAGTSLAGQVVGSGIVVDVSRTFTRILEINTAEKWVRVQPGVIRDELNLFLRPHGFYFGPETSTANRAMIGGMVGNNSCGSNSVVYGSTREHLLEVKALLSDGSEATFKTLSPDEFHAKCEATDGSLETAVYKQMRSILGNASNQEEIRREFPKPSIMRRNTGYAVDLLLETAPFTAGKEDFNFCKLIAGSEGTLAFLTEIKLHIDPLPPRETGLLCIHFNNVDESLRANIVAMRYKPSASELIDHFILECTKDNIEQRKNRFFVQGDPGAILVVEFCRDTREEITAIAGQLQRELEATGLGYHFPLLFGDDTKKIWTLRKAGLGLLSNLPGDEKAVPVIEDTAVAVEDLPDFIAEFNLILKKYNLFAVHYAHAGSGEIHLRPIINLKTVEGNQLFRTIAEEIATLVKKFNGSLSGEHGDGRLRGEFIAQMIGPRNYELLRQVKYTWDPENIFNPHKIVDTPSMNSMLRYEPGKKAPDLKTVFHFPEQTILQHAEQCNGSGDCRKTHLSGGTMCPSYMATRNEKDTTRARANILREFLTHSTKENKFDHKEIYEVLDLCLACKGCKSECPSNVDVAKLKMEFLQHYYDANGVPLRTWMIGNFRMLTSLAAIAPGIYNWLVKTPGPSRLIKRFSGFAPDRSMPTLERRTLRSWLKANPHTGNAQRKVYLFCDEFTNYNDTSIGVKAVQLLRKLGYEVIPVEHPESARALLSKGFLRKAQKIAEQNVELFSRIITEKTPLIGVEPSAILGFRDEYPDLVGDSLRQTAKELAKHVYMVDEFISLEADLGHITSASFKPAKQHIKLHGHCQQKALSSVLHSKKILSLPEGYSVEVIPSGCCGMAGSFGYEKEHYDVSQKIGELVLFPAVRSAEAGTLIAAPGTSCRHQIKDGTGVHAKHPVEILYEALV, encoded by the coding sequence ATGATCAAGCGTGAAATGCTGATGCAACTCGGCCGGCAATTGCAGGGAGAGTTGTATTTCGATGATACAATGCGAACACTCTATGCCACGGATGCTTCCGCCTATCGCGAAATGCCCCTGGCAGTGGCCATACCGGAGAACGAAGAAGATATCAGGACTCTTATCCGCTTTGCCCGTGAACACAAAACCTCGCTCATCCCCCGTACCGCGGGCACCTCGCTGGCCGGGCAGGTGGTGGGCAGCGGGATTGTGGTGGACGTGTCGAGAACGTTCACCCGCATCCTGGAAATCAACACCGCCGAAAAATGGGTGCGCGTACAGCCCGGCGTTATCCGCGACGAGCTGAACCTTTTCCTCAGGCCCCATGGCTTCTATTTCGGCCCCGAAACCTCCACCGCCAACCGCGCGATGATCGGTGGCATGGTAGGCAATAACTCCTGCGGCTCCAACTCCGTGGTGTACGGCAGTACCCGCGAGCACCTGCTGGAAGTGAAAGCCCTGTTGAGCGACGGCTCGGAAGCCACGTTCAAAACCCTTTCGCCCGACGAGTTCCACGCCAAATGCGAGGCCACCGACGGCAGCCTCGAAACCGCCGTGTACAAACAGATGCGCAGCATCCTGGGCAACGCGTCGAACCAGGAAGAGATACGCCGCGAATTCCCGAAACCTTCCATCATGCGGAGGAATACGGGGTATGCGGTAGACCTCCTGCTGGAAACCGCACCGTTCACGGCCGGCAAGGAAGACTTCAACTTCTGCAAACTGATCGCCGGCTCCGAAGGCACCCTCGCCTTTCTCACCGAGATCAAGCTCCATATCGATCCCCTGCCGCCCCGCGAAACGGGGCTGCTGTGCATTCACTTCAACAACGTCGACGAGTCGCTGCGCGCCAACATCGTCGCCATGCGCTACAAACCCAGCGCCAGCGAGCTGATCGACCACTTCATCCTCGAATGCACGAAAGACAATATCGAGCAGCGCAAGAACCGCTTCTTCGTGCAGGGCGACCCCGGCGCCATCCTCGTGGTGGAATTCTGCCGCGATACCCGTGAAGAAATCACCGCCATCGCCGGCCAGCTGCAACGTGAGCTCGAAGCCACGGGCCTGGGTTACCACTTCCCGCTCCTCTTCGGCGACGACACCAAAAAGATCTGGACGCTCCGCAAAGCGGGCCTCGGTTTGCTGAGCAACCTGCCAGGCGACGAAAAAGCCGTGCCGGTGATCGAAGACACGGCCGTGGCGGTGGAAGACCTTCCCGACTTCATCGCCGAGTTCAACCTGATACTGAAAAAATACAATCTCTTCGCCGTGCATTACGCCCACGCGGGCAGCGGCGAAATACACCTCCGCCCGATCATCAACCTGAAAACGGTGGAAGGCAACCAGCTGTTCCGCACCATCGCGGAAGAGATCGCCACGCTGGTAAAAAAATTCAACGGCTCCCTCAGCGGCGAGCATGGCGACGGGCGCCTGCGCGGCGAGTTCATCGCACAGATGATCGGCCCGCGTAACTACGAACTGCTCCGCCAGGTCAAATACACCTGGGACCCGGAAAACATTTTCAATCCCCACAAGATCGTAGACACGCCGTCGATGAACAGCATGCTGCGGTACGAGCCCGGCAAAAAAGCGCCCGACCTGAAAACCGTGTTCCACTTCCCCGAGCAGACCATCCTGCAGCACGCGGAGCAGTGCAACGGTTCCGGCGACTGCCGCAAAACGCACCTCAGCGGCGGCACCATGTGCCCCAGCTACATGGCCACCCGCAACGAAAAGGATACCACCCGCGCCAGGGCCAACATCCTGCGCGAGTTCCTGACGCATTCCACCAAGGAGAACAAGTTCGATCATAAAGAAATCTACGAGGTGCTCGACCTCTGCCTGGCCTGCAAGGGCTGCAAGTCGGAATGCCCGAGCAACGTGGACGTGGCCAAACTGAAGATGGAGTTCCTCCAGCATTATTACGATGCCAACGGCGTGCCCCTGCGCACCTGGATGATCGGGAACTTCCGGATGCTGACGAGCCTGGCCGCGATAGCGCCCGGCATTTACAACTGGCTTGTCAAAACACCCGGCCCGTCCAGACTCATCAAACGTTTCTCCGGTTTTGCGCCGGACCGTTCCATGCCCACGCTCGAGCGCCGCACGCTGCGCAGCTGGCTGAAAGCGAACCCGCACACCGGTAACGCGCAGCGGAAAGTATATCTCTTCTGCGACGAGTTCACCAATTACAACGATACCTCCATCGGCGTCAAAGCCGTGCAGCTGTTACGGAAACTCGGGTACGAAGTGATCCCCGTCGAACACCCTGAAAGCGCCCGCGCCCTTTTATCGAAAGGCTTTTTACGGAAAGCGCAGAAAATAGCCGAACAAAACGTGGAACTGTTCAGCCGCATCATCACGGAAAAGACCCCGCTGATCGGCGTGGAACCTTCGGCCATACTCGGTTTCCGGGACGAGTACCCGGACCTGGTGGGCGATTCGCTCCGCCAAACCGCGAAAGAACTGGCCAAACACGTGTACATGGTGGATGAATTCATTTCACTGGAGGCAGATCTCGGGCATATCACCTCCGCCAGCTTCAAACCGGCCAAACAGCACATCAAGCTGCACGGGCACTGCCAGCAGAAAGCCCTTTCCAGCGTATTGCATTCGAAAAAAATACTGAGCCTGCCGGAGGGTTATTCCGTGGAAGTGATTCCCTCGGGCTGTTGCGGCATGGCCGGCTCATTCGGCTACGAAAAAGAACACTACGACGTATCGCAGAAGATCGGCGAACTGGTGCTGTTCCCGGCCGTGCGCAGTGCCGAAGCCGGCACGCTGATCGCCGCGCCGGGCACCAGTTGCAGGCACCAGATCAAAGACGGTACGGGCGTGCATGCGAAACATCCGGTGGAGATTTTGTATGAGGCGTTGGTGTGA
- a CDS encoding TolC family protein, whose product MNPSASIITALLCILSASPGMVTAQQRELTLEECFRLARQQNIAVEQARRSLDARQQHLKAEEATYFPKIDLLAGYNYLGQPLEINLQQVKDGIVEGSSQQAVSSANTVYKEITGNNLPQPVQDGIYNTSKNIIGTVYPNYNPPLSKQSYFTAALGLRQPIYLGGKLATARNIASAEYQSGIVNVELVEKQTDFALAAAYIRILYYNAVLQSQGRIVTAMERNERYAASLVSNEIIPPYQRNWATVALTYARSRQQNMALEKENALVELKRLLQLPQDTVLTITDTLRYRSLPNTATPVEFWKGNPAWKAVDSKTALAETTVKATRSLNLPNIFGIATLNLYQRDLPVITPPWMVGVEMQWTLFSGFSNQKRVRASKLLVEEVKLASDNTRSLLEAGATVVRNKVTVLERDLQSLAQARDQATLTTAQVQERLANQLSSVKDVNESLLLEEEIGKAYYAALFGYMLAAAEYYNILGTPRQITTLLQ is encoded by the coding sequence ATGAATCCATCCGCAAGTATTATTACGGCCCTCCTGTGCATATTGTCCGCGTCACCCGGCATGGTGACCGCGCAGCAGCGCGAGCTCACACTGGAAGAGTGTTTCCGGCTGGCCCGCCAGCAGAACATCGCCGTGGAGCAGGCCCGCCGTTCGCTCGATGCGCGGCAGCAGCACCTCAAAGCCGAAGAAGCCACGTACTTCCCGAAAATCGATTTACTGGCGGGCTACAACTACCTGGGCCAGCCGCTCGAAATAAACCTGCAGCAGGTGAAAGACGGTATCGTGGAAGGTTCTTCGCAGCAGGCCGTATCCAGCGCCAACACGGTGTATAAGGAAATCACCGGCAACAACCTGCCGCAACCGGTGCAGGACGGCATTTACAACACCTCGAAAAACATCATCGGAACGGTGTATCCCAATTACAACCCGCCGCTGAGCAAACAAAGTTATTTCACGGCCGCGCTGGGGCTGCGGCAGCCGATTTACCTCGGCGGCAAGCTCGCCACGGCCCGTAACATCGCATCCGCGGAATACCAGAGCGGCATCGTGAACGTGGAGCTGGTGGAAAAACAAACCGACTTCGCGCTGGCGGCGGCGTACATCCGTATCCTGTACTACAATGCCGTGCTGCAGTCGCAGGGCCGCATCGTTACCGCCATGGAGCGCAACGAGCGGTATGCGGCTTCGCTGGTGAGCAACGAGATCATCCCGCCGTACCAGCGCAACTGGGCCACCGTGGCGCTCACCTACGCCCGCAGCCGCCAGCAGAACATGGCGCTCGAAAAAGAAAACGCGCTCGTGGAACTGAAGCGCCTGCTGCAATTGCCGCAGGATACCGTGCTCACCATCACCGATACGCTGCGGTACCGCTCCCTGCCCAATACGGCCACGCCCGTGGAATTCTGGAAAGGCAACCCCGCCTGGAAGGCGGTGGACAGTAAAACCGCGCTGGCCGAAACTACGGTGAAGGCTACCCGCTCGCTCAACCTGCCCAACATATTCGGCATCGCCACCCTCAATCTCTATCAGCGCGACCTGCCGGTGATCACGCCGCCGTGGATGGTGGGCGTTGAAATGCAATGGACGCTCTTCAGCGGCTTCTCCAACCAGAAGCGCGTACGGGCCAGCAAACTGCTCGTGGAAGAAGTGAAGCTCGCGTCGGACAATACGCGCTCCCTGCTCGAAGCCGGCGCCACCGTGGTGCGCAATAAAGTGACGGTGCTGGAACGGGACCTGCAGTCGCTCGCACAGGCGCGCGACCAGGCGACGCTCACCACCGCGCAGGTGCAGGAAAGGCTGGCCAACCAGCTGTCGTCCGTCAAAGACGTGAACGAATCGCTGCTGCTCGAAGAAGAAATCGGCAAGGCTTATTACGCCGCGCTGTTCGGCTACATGCTGGCAGCGGCGGAATATTATAACATCCTGGGCACGCCCCGGCAAATCACGACCCTCCTACAATGA
- a CDS encoding HlyD family secretion protein — protein MKRFFTQYWALLIPVIILLIALLFLMRGTGAADNTVIGMVDAEYVDVAAEFPGRLDSLLVSQGDTVKEGQLLGVLRTTEINAIRRQAEAAIEAASSQVKLLEKGARPEIIKNAGNLYSIAQEQYNLAQKTYQRMERLYNDSVISGTEKDLIYFKFQAARKEMEIARLNQEMLEKGTQPEIIQTATAILKQAEEGYALTKALTDNTRIHSPAAGIISSLVIHQGEIVSIGYPMMTLQKPLSYFIRFNIRQDAAGALPLGTKTKVRVPGCQPETFEVYVSSVAPSLEFANWVPVKEKGKFELRTFTIECKPADVAAINGLRPGMTAALIMP, from the coding sequence ATGAAAAGATTCTTTACACAATACTGGGCGCTGCTGATCCCGGTGATCATTTTGCTGATTGCGCTGCTTTTCCTCATGCGGGGAACGGGTGCGGCGGACAATACCGTGATCGGTATGGTGGACGCGGAGTATGTGGACGTGGCCGCCGAATTCCCCGGCCGCCTCGATTCGCTGCTGGTATCGCAGGGCGATACGGTGAAAGAAGGACAGCTGCTGGGCGTGCTGCGCACCACCGAGATCAACGCCATCCGCCGCCAGGCCGAAGCCGCCATTGAAGCCGCCTCCTCGCAGGTGAAGCTGCTGGAAAAAGGCGCGCGGCCGGAGATCATCAAAAACGCCGGCAACCTCTACAGCATCGCGCAGGAGCAGTACAACCTCGCGCAGAAAACCTACCAGCGCATGGAGCGGTTGTATAACGACAGTGTGATTTCCGGAACGGAAAAAGACCTGATCTATTTTAAATTCCAGGCCGCCCGGAAAGAAATGGAAATCGCCCGCCTCAACCAGGAAATGCTGGAGAAGGGCACGCAGCCCGAGATCATACAGACCGCCACCGCCATCCTGAAACAGGCTGAAGAAGGCTATGCCCTCACGAAGGCACTGACAGATAATACCCGCATCCACTCCCCTGCCGCCGGCATCATTTCTTCGCTGGTGATCCACCAGGGCGAGATCGTGAGCATCGGCTACCCTATGATGACGCTGCAAAAACCGCTGTCGTATTTCATCCGGTTCAACATCCGGCAGGATGCGGCCGGGGCTTTGCCGCTCGGTACCAAAACCAAAGTGCGCGTGCCGGGTTGCCAACCGGAAACCTTCGAGGTGTATGTATCGTCCGTGGCCCCTTCTCTCGAATTCGCCAACTGGGTGCCGGTGAAAGAAAAAGGGAAATTCGAGCTGCGCACTTTCACGATAGAATGTAAACCGGCCGACGTGGCCGCCATAAACGGGTTGCGGCCGGGCATGACCGCCGCGCTGATAATGCCATGA
- a CDS encoding ABC transporter permease produces the protein MIKAIFQIALREWQRILTRPDHCLVLLVLPPLLFFFYAYIYDRQQAEDLPVAIWDEDRTAVSRQITFLLEQTASIHITESVGSQDELESLMQQQKIIGAIHFPKGMERDIKSRHPVKVPIYTNAASLVPGKLINKDATTVLITAASGVNLQKFMKTGMPAGKAMSLIMPVNLTVYPMYNPTYNYQHYLVPGLITVALQMMIIMVAVLMINMEWKEGTMDALRLMAGNHAGVIITGKTLAHLSVGWVNFVLVAGIIFPFFSLQHPGTNWQLFVLFNLLTLACTGIGLMISVIATDVMLALDAGLFYTSPAFVFSGFTFPRWAMPWFDQYYASLMPYTPFLDAFFKVYFMELPLRYAMPEITKLLLFIGCTFFVSVLFLQVKLNRYAATARI, from the coding sequence ATGATCAAAGCAATCTTCCAGATCGCCCTCAGGGAATGGCAACGCATTCTCACCCGCCCGGACCATTGCCTGGTGCTGCTCGTATTGCCGCCGCTGCTCTTTTTCTTTTATGCGTACATCTACGACAGGCAGCAGGCCGAAGACCTGCCCGTGGCTATCTGGGACGAAGACCGCACCGCCGTATCGCGGCAGATCACGTTTCTGCTCGAACAAACGGCCAGCATCCACATCACCGAAAGCGTCGGCAGCCAGGACGAACTCGAGTCGCTCATGCAGCAGCAGAAGATCATCGGCGCCATTCATTTCCCCAAGGGCATGGAGCGCGACATCAAAAGCAGGCACCCCGTGAAAGTGCCCATCTACACCAACGCCGCCTCCCTCGTGCCCGGCAAGCTCATCAATAAAGACGCCACCACCGTGCTCATTACCGCCGCATCGGGCGTGAACCTGCAGAAGTTCATGAAAACCGGCATGCCCGCGGGAAAGGCCATGAGCCTCATTATGCCGGTGAACCTCACCGTGTACCCGATGTACAACCCTACCTACAACTACCAGCATTACCTCGTGCCCGGCCTCATTACCGTGGCGCTGCAAATGATGATCATCATGGTGGCCGTGCTGATGATCAATATGGAATGGAAAGAAGGTACGATGGACGCCTTGCGGCTCATGGCCGGCAACCATGCCGGCGTGATCATCACCGGCAAAACCCTGGCGCACCTGAGTGTGGGCTGGGTGAACTTCGTGCTGGTGGCCGGCATCATTTTCCCGTTCTTTTCCTTACAGCACCCCGGCACCAACTGGCAGCTGTTCGTACTGTTCAACCTGCTCACACTGGCCTGCACCGGCATCGGGCTGATGATCTCGGTGATCGCCACCGATGTGATGCTGGCGCTCGACGCGGGACTGTTTTATACCTCGCCGGCCTTTGTGTTCAGCGGGTTTACCTTCCCCCGCTGGGCCATGCCCTGGTTCGACCAGTATTACGCGAGCCTGATGCCTTACACCCCTTTCCTCGACGCGTTCTTTAAAGTGTATTTCATGGAACTGCCGCTGCGGTATGCGATGCCGGAAATCACGAAGCTGCTGCTTTTTATCGGGTGTACTTTTTTCGTGTCCGTATTGTTTTTACAGGTTAAACTCAACAGGTATGCCGCAACAGCCAGGATATAA